In one Aminivibrio pyruvatiphilus genomic region, the following are encoded:
- a CDS encoding Bug family tripartite tricarboxylate transporter substrate binding protein: MFAVFAVLFAGLAVSPSMAAGGDTFPNRPVTLVIPYGLGSGDHEARTFGRIMEKHLGETMVPSNHEGGSGAIGISFLLAQPADGYAVSFMSATIAFGMASGNLKFAATDIQPLGTFNADYLCFAVEKDSPFKTLDDMVKFAKEKPGYMNVGGTNVNGAHHVFANLFFKDADIKAQYIPYNGSNQTLVALLGKNLDVMVTSPSTIRQHVAVGDIRILAVSTSARVKEFPEVPTCKELGYEAIDDFLNFRGYFVKPGTPEDVLKVLDEAFKKAYHDPEYQAFIEKEQLVPFYKGRPEVGEYFNKFVAQAEELIKGGK, translated from the coding sequence TTGTTTGCAGTCTTTGCAGTTCTTTTCGCAGGTCTTGCGGTGAGCCCCTCCATGGCTGCCGGCGGGGATACATTCCCGAACAGGCCAGTCACTTTGGTCATTCCTTACGGTTTGGGCTCGGGCGACCATGAAGCCAGGACGTTCGGCCGGATAATGGAGAAACACCTCGGCGAGACCATGGTCCCCTCCAATCACGAGGGCGGCAGCGGCGCAATCGGCATCAGCTTTCTCCTGGCCCAGCCCGCCGACGGATACGCCGTCTCCTTCATGTCGGCGACCATCGCCTTCGGAATGGCCTCGGGGAACCTCAAGTTCGCCGCCACGGACATTCAGCCCCTCGGCACCTTCAACGCCGACTATCTCTGCTTTGCCGTGGAGAAGGACAGCCCATTCAAGACACTGGACGACATGGTGAAATTCGCCAAAGAGAAGCCCGGCTACATGAATGTGGGAGGAACCAACGTCAACGGTGCCCATCACGTCTTCGCCAACCTCTTCTTCAAGGACGCGGACATAAAGGCCCAGTACATTCCCTACAACGGATCGAACCAGACCCTCGTCGCCCTCCTCGGCAAAAACCTCGACGTGATGGTCACGTCGCCCTCAACGATCCGGCAGCACGTGGCCGTAGGCGACATCCGCATTCTTGCCGTCAGCACTTCCGCACGAGTGAAAGAATTCCCCGAGGTGCCGACGTGTAAAGAGCTCGGCTACGAGGCCATCGACGACTTCCTCAACTTCAGGGGATATTTCGTCAAACCGGGAACGCCCGAGGACGTGCTCAAGGTCCTTGACGAGGCGTTCAAGAAAGCCTACCACGATCCCGAATACCAGGCGTTCATCGAGAAGGAGCAGCTTGTTCCCTTCTACAAGGGCCGTCCTGAAGTAGGAGAGTACTTCAACAAGTTCGTGGCCCAGGCGGAGGAGCTCATCAAGGGAGGAAAATAA
- the asrC gene encoding sulfite reductase subunit C: protein MSLDLNRKKVTKNAFRITKMRNSTAVRIRVPGGHLGAEDMRIIAGIAEKFGDGSLHITIRQGFEIPNIPFERMPEVNAALVPLIERLELPHGVKIENPGSGYPAAGMRNISACVGAWFCPFANGDTTALAGKLEALVYPNDFHTKIAVTGCPNDCIKAHMQDFGIITICRPEYDYGRCIGCEACVKACTQKVTGALKMKDGKVVKDDRRCIGCGECVLACPTGAWTRSPGSLYRLLIMGRTGKKNPRLAMPFLDRVTEDVVLKVIRNTLDYVDRHILRSLVKEHIGYIVDRTGYPVFRDAVLEGVTLNPEARIAKTMSWPGYHTLDDGNLKEIE, encoded by the coding sequence ATGTCCCTCGACCTCAACCGGAAAAAAGTGACGAAGAACGCCTTCCGCATCACGAAAATGCGGAATTCCACCGCTGTCCGGATCCGTGTTCCCGGAGGGCATCTCGGTGCCGAAGATATGCGGATCATCGCGGGCATCGCAGAGAAATTCGGCGACGGCAGTCTCCACATCACCATACGGCAGGGCTTCGAGATCCCCAACATTCCCTTCGAACGCATGCCCGAGGTGAACGCCGCCCTCGTTCCCCTCATCGAGCGGCTGGAGCTGCCCCACGGGGTGAAGATAGAGAACCCCGGGTCCGGCTACCCGGCGGCGGGGATGCGGAACATCTCCGCCTGCGTGGGGGCGTGGTTCTGCCCCTTCGCCAACGGGGACACCACGGCCCTCGCCGGGAAGCTGGAGGCGCTGGTCTACCCCAACGATTTCCACACGAAGATCGCCGTCACGGGGTGCCCCAACGACTGTATCAAGGCCCACATGCAGGATTTCGGCATCATCACCATCTGCCGGCCCGAGTACGACTACGGCCGGTGCATCGGGTGCGAGGCGTGCGTGAAGGCCTGCACCCAGAAGGTCACCGGAGCCTTGAAGATGAAGGACGGCAAGGTGGTGAAGGACGACCGGCGGTGCATCGGCTGCGGCGAGTGCGTCCTCGCCTGCCCCACCGGCGCGTGGACCCGGAGCCCCGGGAGCCTCTACCGGCTGCTTATCATGGGCCGCACCGGAAAGAAGAACCCGAGGCTCGCCATGCCCTTCCTGGACCGGGTGACCGAAGACGTGGTCCTCAAGGTGATCCGGAACACCCTGGACTACGTCGACAGGCATATCCTCCGGAGCCTCGTGAAGGAGCACATCGGCTACATCGTGGACCGCACCGGGTACCCGGTGTTCCGTGACGCGGTGCTTGAAGGGGTGACCCTCAACCCCGAGGCGAGGATCGCGAAGACCATGAGCTGGCCGGGGTACCACACCCTTGACGACGGAAACCTCAAAGAAATCGAATAA
- a CDS encoding ferritin-like domain-containing protein, whose amino-acid sequence MSTALSAADVFSAAILLEEKGARFYSEAAARFSGEGKKLLSGLASMEKVHAGRFRKIMDTLPSADPGEMTEERDAYLSMLTGDRIFTPESEMEMRDTYGDILEKAITVEKNSVFFYTAVKDTLAQKMDGAAVDLLIREEIGHFQSLTDALQRWRERKGEA is encoded by the coding sequence ATGAGCACTGCGCTTTCTGCGGCTGACGTATTCAGTGCGGCCATCCTTCTGGAGGAGAAGGGGGCCCGGTTCTATTCCGAAGCGGCCGCCAGGTTTTCGGGAGAAGGCAAAAAACTGCTCTCGGGTCTGGCGTCCATGGAAAAGGTTCATGCCGGGCGTTTCCGGAAAATCATGGACACTCTGCCCTCCGCCGACCCCGGAGAGATGACGGAGGAAAGGGACGCCTATCTCAGCATGCTGACCGGTGACCGCATTTTCACCCCGGAATCGGAGATGGAGATGCGGGACACCTACGGCGACATTCTCGAAAAGGCCATCACCGTGGAAAAAAACTCCGTCTTTTTCTACACGGCGGTAAAGGATACCCTGGCGCAGAAAATGGACGGTGCGGCGGTGGACCTCCTGATCAGGGAGGAGATAGGGCATTTCCAGTCCCTCACCGACGCCCTCCAGAGGTGGCGGGAGCGGAAGGGAGAGGCCTAG
- a CDS encoding tripartite tricarboxylate transporter permease: MDIFAFDLLSLFTWQNITAILMGVLIGISIGMMPGLGPTVGVALVLPVTYTMSTVPAILLLVALYQAAEYGGSISAITLGIPGTASAVATTLDGNPMSKKGYPGKALGYSLYASFCGGLFGGVLLLVLIGPLTKMAIRFSDPEIFLIALLGLVSVVGLGSKDIPKSIISVIFGLLLSTVGIDVFTGVSRFTLDIPSLSEGIPFVALITGLFAVPEVISLAMGNLGTVYVSDTKNLRVGLSLREFRPVIKTILKGSVIGSIIGIIPGVGPSAATWISYAEAKRSSKTPEEFGKGAPEGIAAPESANNACVGGALLPLLSLGIPGSGTIAVISSAFIIKGIQPGPQVFQTQPDLILGIIWGFILATFVVLVVGKYATAFFARLLTIPNYVLLTIVFFAAMIGAYGTRFNLFDVGVAFTIGTIGFFLSRLDYSFPCFVMAFILGNLIEVSLRRSLMLSRGSYAIFFTRSYSIAIMVIIAAVVFFTICSRLKKARQEQGA; encoded by the coding sequence ATGGATATATTTGCATTCGATCTCTTGTCGCTGTTTACCTGGCAGAACATCACGGCCATTCTCATGGGGGTGCTCATCGGCATCAGCATCGGCATGATGCCCGGCCTTGGGCCCACCGTGGGGGTCGCCCTCGTCCTGCCCGTCACCTATACCATGAGCACGGTCCCGGCGATCCTCCTCCTCGTGGCGCTGTACCAGGCCGCGGAGTACGGCGGGTCCATATCGGCCATAACCCTCGGCATTCCCGGGACGGCCTCGGCGGTGGCCACCACCCTCGACGGAAACCCCATGTCGAAAAAGGGCTACCCGGGGAAAGCCCTCGGCTACTCCCTGTACGCATCCTTCTGCGGAGGCCTGTTCGGAGGAGTGCTGCTCCTTGTCCTCATCGGCCCCCTCACGAAAATGGCCATCAGGTTCTCCGATCCCGAGATCTTCCTCATCGCCCTTCTCGGCCTTGTAAGCGTCGTGGGGCTCGGCTCGAAGGACATCCCCAAGAGCATCATCTCCGTCATCTTCGGCCTGCTACTCAGCACAGTCGGCATCGACGTGTTCACCGGGGTCTCTCGGTTCACCCTCGACATTCCCTCCCTGAGCGAGGGGATTCCCTTCGTGGCCCTGATCACGGGCCTCTTCGCTGTCCCGGAGGTCATCAGTCTCGCCATGGGGAACCTCGGCACGGTCTACGTTTCCGATACAAAGAACCTCAGGGTGGGATTATCGCTCAGGGAGTTCAGGCCGGTGATAAAGACCATCCTCAAGGGCTCCGTGATCGGATCGATCATCGGCATCATCCCCGGCGTTGGCCCCAGCGCCGCCACATGGATCTCCTACGCCGAGGCGAAGCGGTCATCGAAGACCCCCGAAGAGTTCGGCAAGGGCGCCCCTGAAGGCATCGCCGCCCCCGAGTCGGCCAACAACGCATGCGTGGGCGGGGCGCTGCTGCCCCTCCTCTCTCTCGGCATTCCGGGGTCCGGGACCATCGCGGTCATCTCCAGCGCCTTCATCATCAAGGGCATCCAGCCCGGTCCCCAGGTATTCCAGACCCAGCCCGACCTCATTCTGGGCATCATCTGGGGCTTTATCCTCGCAACGTTCGTGGTTCTGGTGGTCGGAAAATATGCCACGGCGTTCTTCGCCCGCCTTCTCACCATACCCAATTACGTCCTGCTGACCATAGTGTTCTTCGCCGCCATGATCGGTGCTTACGGCACGCGGTTCAACCTCTTCGACGTGGGAGTCGCCTTCACCATAGGCACAATCGGCTTTTTCCTCTCAAGGCTCGACTACTCCTTCCCATGCTTCGTCATGGCCTTCATCCTGGGCAACCTCATCGAGGTCAGCCTCAGGAGGTCCCTCATGCTCTCCCGCGGAAGCTACGCCATATTCTTCACGCGGAGCTACAGCATCGCAATTATGGTGATCATCGCCGCAGTGGTGTTTTTCACCATCTGCAGCAGGCTCAAAAAAGCGCGGCAGGAGCAGGGGGCCTGA
- a CDS encoding HpcH/HpaI aldolase family protein produces MDILKKNPLKRAILEKRAAFGIYVEEASPTIVELAALAGLDFVRLDWCHGPFSPATLMNQVTAAESRGITPLVRLECNEQNVGLALELGAMGVIIPGVSDVSAAERAVDAVKFAPVGKRGLFSAARKSGFGSVGSAEFTRWTNEEVLLGIQIETLEAIENLDEILAVEGIDIVQSGRGDLSNALGVPGEKTHPRVIEAEEKIFGKALSRGLAISPQLDPYAPGFEEEVAAWVEKEAYLISLGIDQAIIKKAFQGIVKKTSHISR; encoded by the coding sequence ATGGACATCCTGAAAAAGAACCCCCTCAAACGAGCGATCCTGGAAAAAAGAGCGGCCTTCGGCATATACGTAGAGGAGGCGTCCCCCACCATTGTGGAGCTCGCCGCCCTTGCGGGCCTTGATTTCGTCCGGCTCGACTGGTGTCACGGGCCCTTCTCACCGGCCACATTGATGAACCAGGTCACCGCCGCCGAGAGCAGGGGGATAACTCCCCTCGTTCGGCTCGAGTGCAATGAACAGAACGTGGGTCTTGCCCTCGAGCTTGGGGCCATGGGAGTCATCATCCCGGGAGTCTCCGATGTCTCCGCAGCCGAGAGGGCAGTGGACGCCGTGAAATTCGCCCCAGTGGGGAAGCGGGGGCTCTTCTCCGCGGCGAGAAAATCGGGGTTCGGTAGTGTGGGCAGCGCCGAATTCACCCGGTGGACCAACGAGGAAGTGCTGCTGGGAATACAGATCGAAACACTCGAGGCCATCGAAAACCTGGATGAGATCCTTGCCGTGGAGGGGATCGACATCGTCCAGAGCGGGAGGGGTGACCTCTCCAACGCCTTGGGCGTTCCGGGGGAGAAAACCCACCCCCGGGTCATAGAGGCCGAGGAAAAGATATTCGGAAAAGCCCTCTCTCGGGGGCTCGCCATCTCACCCCAGCTCGACCCCTACGCCCCGGGCTTCGAGGAAGAGGTCGCCGCCTGGGTGGAGAAGGAGGCCTATCTCATCTCCCTCGGCATCGACCAGGCCATCATAAAAAAAGCCTTCCAGGGCATCGTGAAAAAGACCTCTCACATCTCCCGGTAG
- a CDS encoding LysR family transcriptional regulator, whose translation MDTKDWQALKVLRETGNITKASELLFISQPALSKRIRNLEEEFGVKLLLRSARGVEFTSEGEHVAAYAVEMLNRLQEAKDTVQNMGVLRTKGMIRIGAPNRFAHRVLPGLIRVFSARNPEIRVHIRSAYTFEILKWLRNEELHVAFVRGMVKQPNLEGFLINRENVCLISGSAISLEDLPRTPRVVYSTDPPLHDSLEVWWQKMFACHMKTGMEVTDSQTCIQMVRQGLGYAIVPQYCLDGGSSGLFVEALRDHEGKPMQRETYMVYDRKYLDLTAVRKFVSFIRAECPPPKGL comes from the coding sequence ATGGATACAAAGGACTGGCAGGCGCTGAAAGTGCTCCGCGAGACAGGAAACATCACGAAGGCTTCTGAGTTGCTGTTTATTTCCCAGCCTGCCCTGAGCAAGCGGATCAGGAACCTGGAGGAAGAGTTCGGCGTGAAACTTCTTCTGAGGAGCGCCCGGGGGGTGGAGTTCACCTCCGAGGGTGAGCATGTGGCAGCCTATGCGGTGGAGATGCTGAACCGGCTTCAGGAGGCGAAGGACACGGTCCAGAACATGGGGGTGTTGCGGACGAAGGGTATGATCCGGATCGGGGCCCCGAACCGGTTCGCCCACAGGGTACTGCCCGGGCTTATCCGCGTTTTTTCGGCGCGGAACCCGGAGATCCGGGTGCACATCCGAAGTGCGTACACCTTCGAGATCCTCAAGTGGCTGCGGAACGAAGAGCTTCACGTGGCCTTCGTCCGAGGGATGGTGAAGCAGCCCAACCTGGAGGGTTTCCTGATCAACAGGGAAAACGTGTGCCTCATATCGGGGTCTGCCATTTCCCTTGAGGATCTGCCCCGGACGCCCAGGGTGGTCTACTCCACTGACCCTCCCCTGCACGACTCGCTGGAGGTATGGTGGCAGAAGATGTTCGCCTGCCACATGAAGACCGGGATGGAGGTGACCGACAGCCAGACGTGCATCCAGATGGTCCGGCAGGGTCTGGGGTACGCCATAGTTCCCCAGTATTGTCTCGACGGCGGAAGCAGCGGCCTGTTCGTGGAAGCCCTGAGGGACCATGAGGGGAAGCCCATGCAGCGGGAGACATACATGGTGTACGACAGGAAATACCTCGACCTCACGGCAGTGAGAAAGTTCGTCTCGTTCATCAGGGCGGAATGCCCTCCCCCGAAGGGCTTGTGA
- a CDS encoding acyl-[acyl-carrier-protein] thioesterase: MFEAPYSIPYAGIGPDGRMKLPVLLDILQDMADRDAHRMAMTVSDLLPKGVSWVLRRYRVTMERYPEYESTLTVKTWHEPRRNLHSLRAFSVTDENGPVASAETSWILIDLERGRPLRLDRHATPRYVEESRPVTAEFPDLPSPDNWEDERPFSVRRWDLDRNNHVNNAVYFSWAAEAVPEETAKDCSLVRVDAEYLRPTEGRGDIRVRTARHAAPGAERVYVHSIVGPDGDEKARFITCWKRRM; the protein is encoded by the coding sequence ATGTTCGAAGCGCCCTATTCCATCCCCTACGCCGGCATAGGCCCCGACGGCCGCATGAAGCTCCCGGTGCTGCTCGACATCCTCCAGGACATGGCGGACCGGGACGCCCACCGCATGGCCATGACCGTGTCGGATTTGCTCCCGAAGGGAGTGAGCTGGGTCCTGCGGAGGTACCGGGTCACCATGGAACGGTACCCGGAGTATGAAAGCACCCTTACGGTGAAGACCTGGCACGAACCCAGGAGGAATCTCCATTCCCTCCGGGCCTTTTCGGTGACCGATGAAAATGGACCGGTAGCCTCGGCGGAAACGAGCTGGATCCTCATCGACCTGGAGCGGGGGCGGCCTCTTCGGCTTGACCGCCACGCCACCCCCCGCTATGTGGAGGAGAGCCGCCCGGTGACGGCGGAATTTCCGGATCTGCCTTCTCCGGACAACTGGGAGGACGAGCGCCCCTTTTCCGTCCGCCGGTGGGATCTGGACCGGAACAACCACGTGAACAACGCGGTCTACTTTTCCTGGGCCGCCGAGGCGGTGCCCGAGGAGACCGCAAAAGACTGTTCCCTTGTTCGTGTTGACGCCGAATACCTCCGCCCCACGGAGGGGCGTGGGGATATCCGGGTCCGGACGGCCCGGCATGCCGCCCCGGGAGCGGAAAGGGTGTACGTTCATTCCATCGTCGGGCCCGACGGTGACGAGAAGGCCCGGTTCATTACGTGCTGGAAACGAAGGATGTGA
- a CDS encoding DUF4332 domain-containing protein, which translates to MANLEKVEGIGEVYGKKLRDAGVNNTDMLLEAGSTRKGRDELAVKTEIASKLILEWVNHVDLFRVKGVGEEYADLLEASGVDTVPELAQRRADNLHKKMAEVNGEKKLVRQLPSEKQVQEWIDHARELPRKIQY; encoded by the coding sequence ATGGCGAACCTCGAAAAAGTCGAAGGCATCGGCGAAGTCTACGGAAAGAAGCTCCGGGACGCGGGTGTGAACAATACGGACATGCTCCTCGAGGCGGGGAGCACGAGGAAAGGGCGGGACGAGCTTGCCGTGAAAACGGAGATTGCTTCGAAGCTGATCCTCGAGTGGGTGAACCACGTGGATCTCTTCCGGGTGAAGGGCGTGGGGGAGGAGTACGCCGACCTCCTGGAGGCCTCCGGCGTGGATACGGTCCCCGAGCTCGCCCAGAGGAGGGCGGACAACCTGCACAAAAAAATGGCCGAGGTGAACGGAGAGAAAAAGCTCGTCCGGCAGCTTCCGTCCGAAAAACAGGTGCAGGAGTGGATTGACCACGCGAGGGAACTTCCGCGGAAAATCCAGTACTGA
- the asrA gene encoding anaerobic sulfite reductase subunit AsrA, with amino-acid sequence MASFSFSREGFSSVLEALGGRYALWGPKRLKGKGRFFGTDLVTCAPLESFDSLELGEKSSVSPKDIVFPPDETLFYFTGDRFSEPPLEDERETIVFLRPCDINGFRRLDAMFLENGGTADPYYRRRREKLHFFMIECRESFENCFCVSMGSNVTDNYAAAFRFGEDSVEVEVKDPKFTEFFAPGNPSSFAPEFVKENMKRVTVPAVEEMPPELFVSPLWDEYDSRCIACGRCNTSCVTCTCFSSLDLFYSDSRSCGERRRVWDGCHLDGFTDMAGGHSFRKKKGERMRFKTFHKIYDFRKRFGYDMCVGCGRCDDVCPEYISFSECINRVSEALKGGEVQ; translated from the coding sequence GTGGCGTCCTTCTCCTTTTCCCGGGAGGGCTTCTCCTCCGTACTTGAAGCTCTCGGCGGGAGGTATGCTCTCTGGGGACCGAAGCGGCTGAAGGGGAAGGGGCGGTTCTTCGGCACCGACCTGGTGACCTGCGCCCCCCTCGAATCCTTCGACAGTCTGGAGCTCGGGGAGAAAAGCTCCGTGTCGCCGAAAGACATCGTTTTCCCACCGGACGAGACCCTTTTTTACTTCACCGGCGACCGGTTCTCCGAGCCGCCCCTTGAGGATGAACGGGAGACCATTGTCTTCCTCCGTCCCTGCGACATCAACGGATTCCGGCGCCTCGACGCCATGTTTCTCGAGAACGGCGGCACCGCTGACCCGTATTACCGCCGCAGGAGGGAGAAGCTCCACTTTTTTATGATCGAGTGCCGGGAATCCTTCGAAAACTGCTTCTGCGTCTCCATGGGAAGCAACGTAACGGATAATTATGCCGCGGCCTTCAGGTTCGGGGAGGACTCCGTGGAGGTGGAGGTGAAGGATCCGAAGTTCACGGAATTCTTTGCCCCGGGAAACCCGTCTTCCTTTGCCCCGGAGTTCGTGAAGGAGAACATGAAAAGGGTGACCGTTCCCGCCGTGGAGGAGATGCCGCCGGAATTGTTCGTCTCCCCTCTCTGGGACGAGTACGACAGCCGGTGCATCGCCTGCGGCCGGTGCAACACCTCCTGCGTCACCTGCACCTGCTTCTCTTCCCTCGACCTGTTCTACTCCGACAGCCGCTCCTGCGGCGAGCGCCGGCGGGTCTGGGACGGATGCCACCTGGACGGATTCACCGACATGGCGGGGGGCCATTCCTTCCGGAAGAAGAAGGGGGAGCGCATGCGGTTCAAGACGTTCCACAAGATCTACGATTTCCGGAAGCGTTTCGGCTACGACATGTGCGTGGGGTGCGGCCGGTGCGACGACGTCTGCCCCGAGTACATCTCCTTTTCCGAGTGCATCAACCGGGTGTCGGAAGCCCTGAAGGGAGGAGAGGTTCAATGA
- a CDS encoding amidohydrolase family protein, producing MNTARETPGFAAPENACDSHFHIFGDPKKYPYKSDLRYTPQVSTAEDYRELAGLLGIRRMVTVQPSCFGTDNTCQLDAAALYGVENCRVIVDVDESVSSKEMDLLHSQGARGIRINVNPIQPLTAGLPESLLPKITAMEARCKEFGWSLDFLFPDWLTTEMFPSLDKLRVPFTIAHLGMNKACNGTESRGFARLLDLVKNGEGYAYLKLTAPYRISLDPDYSDVIPLARAAFEAAPTRMVWGSDYPHASFGHHDTVKIFNLLLRIFPDEKERKTVLADNPEELYGFGK from the coding sequence ATGAATACAGCGAGAGAAACACCAGGATTTGCGGCGCCGGAAAACGCCTGTGATTCCCACTTCCACATCTTCGGCGACCCGAAGAAGTACCCCTACAAATCGGACCTGCGCTACACCCCCCAGGTCTCCACTGCGGAAGACTACCGCGAACTTGCGGGCCTCCTCGGGATCAGGCGCATGGTCACCGTCCAGCCGAGCTGTTTCGGCACCGACAACACCTGCCAGCTTGATGCCGCCGCGCTGTACGGTGTCGAAAACTGCCGCGTCATCGTGGACGTGGACGAATCGGTTTCCTCCAAGGAGATGGACCTGCTCCACAGCCAGGGGGCCCGGGGCATCCGCATCAACGTTAACCCCATACAGCCCCTCACCGCAGGCCTTCCCGAGAGCCTCCTTCCAAAAATAACGGCGATGGAGGCTCGGTGCAAGGAATTCGGCTGGTCCCTGGACTTCCTCTTCCCCGACTGGCTCACCACCGAAATGTTCCCATCCCTGGACAAACTCCGGGTGCCGTTCACTATCGCTCACCTGGGAATGAACAAGGCATGCAACGGAACGGAGTCACGGGGCTTCGCCCGGCTTCTCGATCTCGTGAAGAACGGGGAAGGGTACGCTTATCTCAAGCTCACCGCGCCCTACCGTATATCTCTCGACCCCGACTACTCCGACGTTATTCCCCTCGCACGGGCCGCATTCGAGGCAGCCCCGACCCGCATGGTATGGGGAAGCGACTACCCCCACGCATCCTTCGGCCATCACGACACGGTGAAGATCTTCAACCTCCTGCTCCGCATATTCCCCGACGAAAAGGAGCGGAAGACGGTCCTGGCGGATAACCCGGAGGAACTCTACGGCTTCGGGAAGTGA
- the asrB gene encoding anaerobic sulfite reductase subunit AsrB: MKENPYRPFPAKITSLTPETDLEFTLTVEAAAEMTPGQFFQVSLPKIGEAPLSISAFGPDWIQFTVRAVGRLTNSLQDLRKGENLFIRGPYGVGFPLDVLQDSNLVIVAGGSGTAPVRPLIRKALDGDLPLRSLRVIAGFKNRESILFSGEVEEWRKRGDVLVTIDKPQEGWDGPVGLVTEHIRKLALPDPRDVQFVVVGPPVMMKFAAAEVRLLGVPEENIWVSFERLMSCGLGKCGHCKIDSAYICLDGPVLNFTKASRLID; the protein is encoded by the coding sequence ATGAAAGAGAATCCCTACCGGCCCTTCCCGGCGAAGATCACTTCCCTCACCCCCGAGACGGACCTCGAGTTCACCCTTACGGTGGAAGCCGCGGCGGAGATGACGCCGGGCCAGTTCTTCCAGGTTTCCCTGCCGAAGATCGGTGAAGCTCCTCTCTCCATCAGCGCCTTTGGCCCCGACTGGATCCAGTTCACCGTCCGGGCCGTGGGCCGCCTGACGAACTCCCTGCAGGATCTGCGGAAGGGAGAGAATCTCTTCATCCGGGGACCCTACGGAGTAGGGTTCCCGCTGGACGTGCTGCAGGATTCCAACCTCGTCATCGTGGCGGGAGGCTCCGGTACGGCCCCTGTCCGCCCCCTCATCCGGAAGGCCCTGGACGGTGATCTCCCCCTCCGCTCTCTCCGGGTGATCGCCGGATTCAAAAACCGGGAGAGCATCCTCTTTTCCGGAGAGGTGGAGGAGTGGCGGAAGCGGGGCGACGTGCTCGTCACCATCGACAAACCCCAGGAGGGATGGGACGGTCCCGTGGGGCTGGTCACTGAGCACATCCGGAAGCTGGCCCTTCCCGACCCCCGGGACGTGCAGTTCGTGGTGGTGGGCCCCCCCGTGATGATGAAGTTTGCCGCGGCGGAGGTCCGCCTCCTGGGTGTTCCGGAGGAGAACATCTGGGTCTCCTTCGAGCGGCTCATGTCCTGCGGCCTCGGCAAGTGCGGCCACTGCAAGATCGACTCCGCCTACATCTGCCTGGACGGCCCGGTGCTCAACTTTACGAAGGCCTCCCGGCTCATCGACTGA
- a CDS encoding tripartite tricarboxylate transporter TctB family protein, whose translation MKVSYKLATVLANILFAAAGIFVLRMTGDFPETFGIGPAYFPKVLSMLLIGFALYSTVVALLGEGGDIALPRPGNILFVILSGVLFIFLWLRFQLFYVSSFCVVVMMLLFLNPEKSIPKRIFAALAAGAVITLFVFLVFGRILNFRF comes from the coding sequence ATGAAAGTAAGCTATAAACTGGCTACGGTACTGGCGAATATCCTTTTTGCGGCTGCAGGGATCTTTGTCCTCAGGATGACGGGGGATTTTCCGGAAACGTTCGGCATCGGCCCCGCTTATTTCCCGAAGGTCCTCAGCATGCTGCTCATCGGTTTTGCCCTGTACAGCACAGTTGTCGCGCTGCTCGGGGAGGGAGGAGACATCGCCCTCCCCAGGCCCGGCAACATCCTTTTCGTCATTCTGTCCGGAGTTCTGTTCATCTTCCTGTGGCTCCGCTTTCAACTCTTCTACGTCTCTTCCTTTTGCGTGGTGGTCATGATGCTCCTCTTCCTGAACCCTGAAAAAAGCATCCCGAAAAGAATCTTCGCCGCACTGGCGGCAGGGGCGGTCATCACGCTGTTCGTGTTCCTTGTGTTCGGCAGGATCCTGAACTTCCGGTTCTGA